In one window of Camelus bactrianus isolate YW-2024 breed Bactrian camel chromosome 13, ASM4877302v1, whole genome shotgun sequence DNA:
- the PLEKHG5 gene encoding pleckstrin homology domain-containing family G member 5 isoform X1 — translation MDKGRAAKVCHHADCQQLHRRGPLNLCEACDSKFHSAMHYDGHVRFDLPPQGSVLARNVSTRSCPPRTSPAADLEEEEEGSVDGKGDRKSTGLKLSKKKARRRHTDDPSKECFTLKFDLNVDIETEIVPAMKKKSLGEVLLPVFERKGIALGKVEIYLDQSNTPLSLTFEAYRFGGHYLRVKAKPGDEGKVEQGVKDSKSLSLPILRPAGAGPPAQERVDPQSRRESLDILAPGRRRKNMSEFLGEASIPGQEPLTPSSCSLPSSSSGGGDSWKNRAASRFSGFFSSGPSTSAFGREVDKMEQLEGKLHAYGLFGLPRLPRRLRFDHDSWEEEGDEEEDEDDACLRLEDSWRELIDGHEKLTRRQCHQQEAVWELLHTEASYIKKLRVITNLFLCCLLNLQESGLLCEVEAERLFSNIPEIARLHRGLWGSVMVPVLEKARRTRALLQPGDFLKGFKMFGSLFKPYIRYCMEEEGCMEYMRGLLRDNDLFRAYVTWAEKHQQCQRLKLSDMLAKPHQRLTKYPLLLKSVLRKTDEPRAKEAVVTMIGSVERFIHHVNACMRQRQERQRLAAVVSRIDAYEAVEGNNDEVDKLLKEFLHLDLTAPIPGASPEETRQLLLEGSLRMKEGKDSKMDVYCFLFTDLLLVTKAVKKAERTKVIRPPLLVDKIVCRELRDPGSFLLIYLNEFHSAVGAYTFQASGQALCRGWVDAIYNAQNQLQQLRAQEHPGGQQQLQSLEEEEDEQEEEEDEDEEEGGESSTSAASSPTILRKSSSSPDSQHCASDGSTETLAMVVVEPGEMLSSPEFEGGPFSSQSDETSLSTTASSVTPTSDLLPLGPVDGRSCSMDSAYGTLSPTSLQDFVAPAPLVEPAPQPPELTQGPSPPPSPRLRRRTPVQLLPCLPHLLKSKSEASLLQLLSGAATRGAPPAPSRSLSELCLAAPAAGTRTQGSSQEAGPSWDYQGTPGLGSGSRLSELYGGASCPGGMPEGPIRRSRELPLGALPRVQPEPPPGISAQHRKLTLAQLYRIRTTLLLNSTLTAS, via the exons gtATGCCACCACGCTGACTGCCAGCAGCTGCACCGCCGGGGGCCCCTCAACCTCTGTGAGGCCTGTGACAGCAAGTTCCACAGCGCCATGCATTATGATGGACACGTCCGCTTCGACCTGCCCCCCCAAG GCTCTGTCCTGGCTCGGAACGTGTCTACCCGCTCATGCCCCCCGCGCACCAGCCCTGCAGCGgacttggaggaggaggaggagggctctgTGGATGGCAAGGG GGACCGGAAGAGCACAGGCCTGAAACTCTCCAAGAAGAAAGCCAGGAGGAGACACACAGAT GACCCAAGCAAGGAGTGCTTCACCCTGAAATTTGACCTGAACGTGGACATAGAGACGGAGATTGTACCAGCCATGAAGAAGAAGTCGCTGGG GGAGGTGCTGCTGCCGGTATTTGAAAGGAAGGGCATTGCCCTGGGCAAAGTGGAGATCTACCTGGATCAGTCCAACACGCCCCTGTCCCTCACCTTTGAGGCCTACAGGTTTGGGGGACACTACCTGCGGGTCAAAG CCAAGCCGGGGGACGAGGGGAAGGTGGAGCAGGGAGTGAAGGACTCCAAGTCCCTGAGTCTGCCAATCCTGCGGCCAGCCGGGGCCGGGCCCCCTGCCCAGGAGCGCGTGGATCCCCAGAGCCGCCGGGAGAGCCTGGACATCCTG GCCCCTGGCCGCCGACGCAAGAACATGTCGGAGTTTCTGGGGGAGGCGAGCATCCCCGGGCAGGAGCCTCTGACGCCTTCCAGCTGCTCTCTgcccagcagcagcagtgggggTGGCGACAGCTGGAAGAACCGGGCAGCCAGTCGTTTCAGTGGCTTCTTCAGCTCAGGCCCCAGCACCAGCGCCTTCGGCCGG GAGGTGGACAAGATGGAGCAGCTGGAGGGCAAGCTGCACGCCTATGGCCTCTTCGGGCTGCCCAGACTGCCCCGGAGGCTGCGCTTTGACCACGACtcgtgggaggaggaaggggacgaagaggaggacgaggatgacgCCTGCCTGCGGCTGGAGGACAGCTGGCGGGAACTTATTGATGGGCATGAG AAGCTGACCCGGCGGCAGTGCCACCAGCAGGAGGCAGTGTGGGAGCTCCTGCACACGGAGGCTTCCTATATTAAGAAACTGCGGGTGATCACCAAC CTGTTCCTGTGCTGCCTCCTGAACCTGCAAGAGTCGGGGCTGCTGTGTGAG gtGGAGGCGGAGCGCCTGTTCAGCAACATCCCGGAGATCGCGCGGCTGCACCGCGGGCTATGGGGCAGCGTGATGGTGCCGGTGCTGGAGAAGGCGCGGCGCACGCGGGCGCTGCTGCAGCCCGGGGATTTCCTCAAAGGCTTTAAGATG TTCGGCTCCCTCTTCAAGCCCTACATCCGATACTGCATGGAGGAGGAGGGCTGCATGGAGTATATGCGCGGCCTGCTTCGCGACAACGACCTCTTCCGGGCCTACGTCACG TGGGCGGAGAAGCACCAGCAGTGCCAGCGGCTGAAGCTGAGCGATATGCTGGCCAAGCCCCACCAGCGGCTCACCAAGTACCCGCTGCTGCTCAAGTCGGTGCTGAGGAAGACAGATGAGCCTCGCGCCAAGGAGGCCGTCGTCACCATG ATCGGCTCCGTGGAGCGCTTCATCCACCACGTGAACGCGTGCATGCGGCAGCGGCAGGAGCGGCAGCGGCTGGCGGCCGTGGTGAGCCGCATTGACGCCTACGAGGCGGTGGAGGGCAACAACGATGAGGTGGACAAG ctcctgAAGGAATTCCTGCATCTGGACCTGACAGCGCCCATCCCTGGCGCTTCCCCTGAGGAGACACGACAGCTGTTGCTGGAAGGGAGCCTGAGGATGAAGGAGGGGAAGGACAGCAAG ATGGATGTGTACTGCTTCCTCTTCACGGACCTGTTGTTGGTGACCAAGGCAGTGAAGAAGGCCGAGAGGACCAAGGTCATCAGGCCGCCACTGCTGGTGGACAAGATTGTGTGTAGGGAGCTTCGGGACCCTG GCTCCTTCCTCCTCATCTACCTGAATGAGTTCCACAGCGCTGTGGGTGCCTACACGTTCCAGGCCAGCGGCCAGGCCTTGTGCCGTGGCTGGGTGGATGCCATTTACAATGCCCAG AACCAGCTGCAGCAGCTGCGCGCACAGGAGCACCCAGGCGgccagcagcagctgcagagcctagaagaggaggaggatgagcaggaggaggaggaggatgaagatgaggaggaaggaggagagagcagcACTTCAGCTGCCAGCTCCCCTACCATCCTGCGcaaaagcagcagcagccctGACTCCCAGCACTG TGCCTCGGACGGCTCCACGGAGACCCTGGCCATGGTGGTGGTGGAGCCTGGGGAGATGCTGTCCTCTCCCGAGTTCGAGGGTGGCCCCTTCAGCTCCCAGTCAGACGAGACCTCTCTGAGCACCACTGCCTCATCTGTCACGCCCACCAGCGACCTGTTGCCCCTAGGCCCAGTGGATGGCCGCTCCTGCTCCATGGACTCTGCCTATGgcaccctctcccccacctccctgcaggaTTTTGTGGCCCCAGCCCCTTTGGTGGAGCCAGCACCCCAGCCCCCAGAGTTAACACAAGGTccttcacccccaccctcaccccgccTCCGCCGCCGCACTCCTGTCCAGCTGCTGCCCTGTCTGCCCCACCTGCTCAAGTCCAAATCCGAGGCCAGCCTCCTCCAGCTGCTGTCAGGGGCCGCCACCCGTGGagcgcccccagcccccagccgcAGCCTGTCAGAACTCTGCCTGGCTGCTCCTGCCGCTGGCACCAGGACTCAGGGCTCCTCTCAGGAAGCTGGGCCCAGCTGGGATTACCAGGGCACACCAGGCCTTGGCAGTGGCTCCAGGCTGTCAGAGCTGTATGGTGGAGCCAGCTGCCCAGGTGGGATGCCTGAAGGACCCatcaggaggagcagagagctgCCCTTGGGGGCCTTGCCCAGGGTCCAGCCTGAGCCCCCACCGGGGATCTCTGCTCAGCACAGGAAGCTGACGTTGGCCCAGCTCTACCGAATCAGAACCACTTTGCTGCTTAACTCCACCCTCACTGCCTCGTGA
- the PLEKHG5 gene encoding pleckstrin homology domain-containing family G member 5 isoform X5 produces MEDRSLVEEKGLRCQNPDCMDKGRAAKVCHHADCQQLHRRGPLNLCEACDSKFHSAMHYDGHVRFDLPPQGSVLARNVSTRSCPPRTSPAADLEEEEEGSVDGKGDRKSTGLKLSKKKARRRHTDDPSKECFTLKFDLNVDIETEIVPAMKKKSLGEVLLPVFERKGIALGKVEIYLDQSNTPLSLTFEAYRFGGHYLRVKAKPGDEGKVEQGVKDSKSLSLPILRPAGAGPPAQERVDPQSRRESLDILAPGRRRKNMSEFLGEASIPGQEPLTPSSCSLPSSSSGGGDSWKNRAASRFSGFFSSGPSTSAFGREVDKMEQLEGKLHAYGLFGLPRLPRRLRFDHDSWEEEGDEEEDEDDACLRLEDSWRELIDGHEKLTRRQCHQQEAVWELLHTEASYIKKLRVITNLFLCCLLNLQESGLLCEVEAERLFSNIPEIARLHRGLWGSVMVPVLEKARRTRALLQPGDFLKGFKMFGSLFKPYIRYCMEEEGCMEYMRGLLRDNDLFRAYVTWAEKHQQCQRLKLSDMLAKPHQRLTKYPLLLKSVLRKTDEPRAKEAVVTMIGSVERFIHHVNACMRQRQERQRLAAVVSRIDAYEAVEGNNDEVDKLLKEFLHLDLTAPIPGASPEETRQLLLEGSLRMKEGKDSKMDVYCFLFTDLLLVTKAVKKAERTKVIRPPLLVDKIVCRELRDPGSFLLIYLNEFHSAVGAYTFQASGQALCRGWVDAIYNAQNQLQQLRAQEHPGGQQQLQSLEEEEDEQEEEEDEDEEEGGESSTSAASSPTILRKSSSSPDSQHCASDGSTETLAMVVVEPGEMLSSPEFEGGPFSSQSDETSLSTTASSVTPTSDLLPLGPVDGRSCSMDSAYGTLSPTSLQDFVAPAPLVEPAPQPPELTQGPSPPPSPRLRRRTPVQLLPCLPHLLKSKSEASLLQLLSGAATRGAPPAPSRSLSELCLAAPAAGTRTQGSSQEAGPSWDYQGTPGLGSGSRLSELYGGASCPGGMPEGPIRRSRELPLGALPRVQPEPPPGISAQHRKLTLAQLYRIRTTLLLNSTLTASEV; encoded by the exons gtATGCCACCACGCTGACTGCCAGCAGCTGCACCGCCGGGGGCCCCTCAACCTCTGTGAGGCCTGTGACAGCAAGTTCCACAGCGCCATGCATTATGATGGACACGTCCGCTTCGACCTGCCCCCCCAAG GCTCTGTCCTGGCTCGGAACGTGTCTACCCGCTCATGCCCCCCGCGCACCAGCCCTGCAGCGgacttggaggaggaggaggagggctctgTGGATGGCAAGGG GGACCGGAAGAGCACAGGCCTGAAACTCTCCAAGAAGAAAGCCAGGAGGAGACACACAGAT GACCCAAGCAAGGAGTGCTTCACCCTGAAATTTGACCTGAACGTGGACATAGAGACGGAGATTGTACCAGCCATGAAGAAGAAGTCGCTGGG GGAGGTGCTGCTGCCGGTATTTGAAAGGAAGGGCATTGCCCTGGGCAAAGTGGAGATCTACCTGGATCAGTCCAACACGCCCCTGTCCCTCACCTTTGAGGCCTACAGGTTTGGGGGACACTACCTGCGGGTCAAAG CCAAGCCGGGGGACGAGGGGAAGGTGGAGCAGGGAGTGAAGGACTCCAAGTCCCTGAGTCTGCCAATCCTGCGGCCAGCCGGGGCCGGGCCCCCTGCCCAGGAGCGCGTGGATCCCCAGAGCCGCCGGGAGAGCCTGGACATCCTG GCCCCTGGCCGCCGACGCAAGAACATGTCGGAGTTTCTGGGGGAGGCGAGCATCCCCGGGCAGGAGCCTCTGACGCCTTCCAGCTGCTCTCTgcccagcagcagcagtgggggTGGCGACAGCTGGAAGAACCGGGCAGCCAGTCGTTTCAGTGGCTTCTTCAGCTCAGGCCCCAGCACCAGCGCCTTCGGCCGG GAGGTGGACAAGATGGAGCAGCTGGAGGGCAAGCTGCACGCCTATGGCCTCTTCGGGCTGCCCAGACTGCCCCGGAGGCTGCGCTTTGACCACGACtcgtgggaggaggaaggggacgaagaggaggacgaggatgacgCCTGCCTGCGGCTGGAGGACAGCTGGCGGGAACTTATTGATGGGCATGAG AAGCTGACCCGGCGGCAGTGCCACCAGCAGGAGGCAGTGTGGGAGCTCCTGCACACGGAGGCTTCCTATATTAAGAAACTGCGGGTGATCACCAAC CTGTTCCTGTGCTGCCTCCTGAACCTGCAAGAGTCGGGGCTGCTGTGTGAG gtGGAGGCGGAGCGCCTGTTCAGCAACATCCCGGAGATCGCGCGGCTGCACCGCGGGCTATGGGGCAGCGTGATGGTGCCGGTGCTGGAGAAGGCGCGGCGCACGCGGGCGCTGCTGCAGCCCGGGGATTTCCTCAAAGGCTTTAAGATG TTCGGCTCCCTCTTCAAGCCCTACATCCGATACTGCATGGAGGAGGAGGGCTGCATGGAGTATATGCGCGGCCTGCTTCGCGACAACGACCTCTTCCGGGCCTACGTCACG TGGGCGGAGAAGCACCAGCAGTGCCAGCGGCTGAAGCTGAGCGATATGCTGGCCAAGCCCCACCAGCGGCTCACCAAGTACCCGCTGCTGCTCAAGTCGGTGCTGAGGAAGACAGATGAGCCTCGCGCCAAGGAGGCCGTCGTCACCATG ATCGGCTCCGTGGAGCGCTTCATCCACCACGTGAACGCGTGCATGCGGCAGCGGCAGGAGCGGCAGCGGCTGGCGGCCGTGGTGAGCCGCATTGACGCCTACGAGGCGGTGGAGGGCAACAACGATGAGGTGGACAAG ctcctgAAGGAATTCCTGCATCTGGACCTGACAGCGCCCATCCCTGGCGCTTCCCCTGAGGAGACACGACAGCTGTTGCTGGAAGGGAGCCTGAGGATGAAGGAGGGGAAGGACAGCAAG ATGGATGTGTACTGCTTCCTCTTCACGGACCTGTTGTTGGTGACCAAGGCAGTGAAGAAGGCCGAGAGGACCAAGGTCATCAGGCCGCCACTGCTGGTGGACAAGATTGTGTGTAGGGAGCTTCGGGACCCTG GCTCCTTCCTCCTCATCTACCTGAATGAGTTCCACAGCGCTGTGGGTGCCTACACGTTCCAGGCCAGCGGCCAGGCCTTGTGCCGTGGCTGGGTGGATGCCATTTACAATGCCCAG AACCAGCTGCAGCAGCTGCGCGCACAGGAGCACCCAGGCGgccagcagcagctgcagagcctagaagaggaggaggatgagcaggaggaggaggaggatgaagatgaggaggaaggaggagagagcagcACTTCAGCTGCCAGCTCCCCTACCATCCTGCGcaaaagcagcagcagccctGACTCCCAGCACTG TGCCTCGGACGGCTCCACGGAGACCCTGGCCATGGTGGTGGTGGAGCCTGGGGAGATGCTGTCCTCTCCCGAGTTCGAGGGTGGCCCCTTCAGCTCCCAGTCAGACGAGACCTCTCTGAGCACCACTGCCTCATCTGTCACGCCCACCAGCGACCTGTTGCCCCTAGGCCCAGTGGATGGCCGCTCCTGCTCCATGGACTCTGCCTATGgcaccctctcccccacctccctgcaggaTTTTGTGGCCCCAGCCCCTTTGGTGGAGCCAGCACCCCAGCCCCCAGAGTTAACACAAGGTccttcacccccaccctcaccccgccTCCGCCGCCGCACTCCTGTCCAGCTGCTGCCCTGTCTGCCCCACCTGCTCAAGTCCAAATCCGAGGCCAGCCTCCTCCAGCTGCTGTCAGGGGCCGCCACCCGTGGagcgcccccagcccccagccgcAGCCTGTCAGAACTCTGCCTGGCTGCTCCTGCCGCTGGCACCAGGACTCAGGGCTCCTCTCAGGAAGCTGGGCCCAGCTGGGATTACCAGGGCACACCAGGCCTTGGCAGTGGCTCCAGGCTGTCAGAGCTGTATGGTGGAGCCAGCTGCCCAGGTGGGATGCCTGAAGGACCCatcaggaggagcagagagctgCCCTTGGGGGCCTTGCCCAGGGTCCAGCCTGAGCCCCCACCGGGGATCTCTGCTCAGCACAGGAAGCTGACGTTGGCCCAGCTCTACCGAATCAGAACCACTTTGCTGCTTAACTCCACCCTCACTGCCTC GGAGGTCTGA
- the PLEKHG5 gene encoding pleckstrin homology domain-containing family G member 5 isoform X3, translating into MGTGPGVSGRRAASSPGPGLPSRDPEPSRAGGRGRDGEGQVCHHADCQQLHRRGPLNLCEACDSKFHSAMHYDGHVRFDLPPQGSVLARNVSTRSCPPRTSPAADLEEEEEGSVDGKGDRKSTGLKLSKKKARRRHTDDPSKECFTLKFDLNVDIETEIVPAMKKKSLGEVLLPVFERKGIALGKVEIYLDQSNTPLSLTFEAYRFGGHYLRVKAKPGDEGKVEQGVKDSKSLSLPILRPAGAGPPAQERVDPQSRRESLDILAPGRRRKNMSEFLGEASIPGQEPLTPSSCSLPSSSSGGGDSWKNRAASRFSGFFSSGPSTSAFGREVDKMEQLEGKLHAYGLFGLPRLPRRLRFDHDSWEEEGDEEEDEDDACLRLEDSWRELIDGHEKLTRRQCHQQEAVWELLHTEASYIKKLRVITNLFLCCLLNLQESGLLCEVEAERLFSNIPEIARLHRGLWGSVMVPVLEKARRTRALLQPGDFLKGFKMFGSLFKPYIRYCMEEEGCMEYMRGLLRDNDLFRAYVTWAEKHQQCQRLKLSDMLAKPHQRLTKYPLLLKSVLRKTDEPRAKEAVVTMIGSVERFIHHVNACMRQRQERQRLAAVVSRIDAYEAVEGNNDEVDKLLKEFLHLDLTAPIPGASPEETRQLLLEGSLRMKEGKDSKMDVYCFLFTDLLLVTKAVKKAERTKVIRPPLLVDKIVCRELRDPGSFLLIYLNEFHSAVGAYTFQASGQALCRGWVDAIYNAQNQLQQLRAQEHPGGQQQLQSLEEEEDEQEEEEDEDEEEGGESSTSAASSPTILRKSSSSPDSQHCASDGSTETLAMVVVEPGEMLSSPEFEGGPFSSQSDETSLSTTASSVTPTSDLLPLGPVDGRSCSMDSAYGTLSPTSLQDFVAPAPLVEPAPQPPELTQGPSPPPSPRLRRRTPVQLLPCLPHLLKSKSEASLLQLLSGAATRGAPPAPSRSLSELCLAAPAAGTRTQGSSQEAGPSWDYQGTPGLGSGSRLSELYGGASCPGGMPEGPIRRSRELPLGALPRVQPEPPPGISAQHRKLTLAQLYRIRTTLLLNSTLTASEV; encoded by the exons gtATGCCACCACGCTGACTGCCAGCAGCTGCACCGCCGGGGGCCCCTCAACCTCTGTGAGGCCTGTGACAGCAAGTTCCACAGCGCCATGCATTATGATGGACACGTCCGCTTCGACCTGCCCCCCCAAG GCTCTGTCCTGGCTCGGAACGTGTCTACCCGCTCATGCCCCCCGCGCACCAGCCCTGCAGCGgacttggaggaggaggaggagggctctgTGGATGGCAAGGG GGACCGGAAGAGCACAGGCCTGAAACTCTCCAAGAAGAAAGCCAGGAGGAGACACACAGAT GACCCAAGCAAGGAGTGCTTCACCCTGAAATTTGACCTGAACGTGGACATAGAGACGGAGATTGTACCAGCCATGAAGAAGAAGTCGCTGGG GGAGGTGCTGCTGCCGGTATTTGAAAGGAAGGGCATTGCCCTGGGCAAAGTGGAGATCTACCTGGATCAGTCCAACACGCCCCTGTCCCTCACCTTTGAGGCCTACAGGTTTGGGGGACACTACCTGCGGGTCAAAG CCAAGCCGGGGGACGAGGGGAAGGTGGAGCAGGGAGTGAAGGACTCCAAGTCCCTGAGTCTGCCAATCCTGCGGCCAGCCGGGGCCGGGCCCCCTGCCCAGGAGCGCGTGGATCCCCAGAGCCGCCGGGAGAGCCTGGACATCCTG GCCCCTGGCCGCCGACGCAAGAACATGTCGGAGTTTCTGGGGGAGGCGAGCATCCCCGGGCAGGAGCCTCTGACGCCTTCCAGCTGCTCTCTgcccagcagcagcagtgggggTGGCGACAGCTGGAAGAACCGGGCAGCCAGTCGTTTCAGTGGCTTCTTCAGCTCAGGCCCCAGCACCAGCGCCTTCGGCCGG GAGGTGGACAAGATGGAGCAGCTGGAGGGCAAGCTGCACGCCTATGGCCTCTTCGGGCTGCCCAGACTGCCCCGGAGGCTGCGCTTTGACCACGACtcgtgggaggaggaaggggacgaagaggaggacgaggatgacgCCTGCCTGCGGCTGGAGGACAGCTGGCGGGAACTTATTGATGGGCATGAG AAGCTGACCCGGCGGCAGTGCCACCAGCAGGAGGCAGTGTGGGAGCTCCTGCACACGGAGGCTTCCTATATTAAGAAACTGCGGGTGATCACCAAC CTGTTCCTGTGCTGCCTCCTGAACCTGCAAGAGTCGGGGCTGCTGTGTGAG gtGGAGGCGGAGCGCCTGTTCAGCAACATCCCGGAGATCGCGCGGCTGCACCGCGGGCTATGGGGCAGCGTGATGGTGCCGGTGCTGGAGAAGGCGCGGCGCACGCGGGCGCTGCTGCAGCCCGGGGATTTCCTCAAAGGCTTTAAGATG TTCGGCTCCCTCTTCAAGCCCTACATCCGATACTGCATGGAGGAGGAGGGCTGCATGGAGTATATGCGCGGCCTGCTTCGCGACAACGACCTCTTCCGGGCCTACGTCACG TGGGCGGAGAAGCACCAGCAGTGCCAGCGGCTGAAGCTGAGCGATATGCTGGCCAAGCCCCACCAGCGGCTCACCAAGTACCCGCTGCTGCTCAAGTCGGTGCTGAGGAAGACAGATGAGCCTCGCGCCAAGGAGGCCGTCGTCACCATG ATCGGCTCCGTGGAGCGCTTCATCCACCACGTGAACGCGTGCATGCGGCAGCGGCAGGAGCGGCAGCGGCTGGCGGCCGTGGTGAGCCGCATTGACGCCTACGAGGCGGTGGAGGGCAACAACGATGAGGTGGACAAG ctcctgAAGGAATTCCTGCATCTGGACCTGACAGCGCCCATCCCTGGCGCTTCCCCTGAGGAGACACGACAGCTGTTGCTGGAAGGGAGCCTGAGGATGAAGGAGGGGAAGGACAGCAAG ATGGATGTGTACTGCTTCCTCTTCACGGACCTGTTGTTGGTGACCAAGGCAGTGAAGAAGGCCGAGAGGACCAAGGTCATCAGGCCGCCACTGCTGGTGGACAAGATTGTGTGTAGGGAGCTTCGGGACCCTG GCTCCTTCCTCCTCATCTACCTGAATGAGTTCCACAGCGCTGTGGGTGCCTACACGTTCCAGGCCAGCGGCCAGGCCTTGTGCCGTGGCTGGGTGGATGCCATTTACAATGCCCAG AACCAGCTGCAGCAGCTGCGCGCACAGGAGCACCCAGGCGgccagcagcagctgcagagcctagaagaggaggaggatgagcaggaggaggaggaggatgaagatgaggaggaaggaggagagagcagcACTTCAGCTGCCAGCTCCCCTACCATCCTGCGcaaaagcagcagcagccctGACTCCCAGCACTG TGCCTCGGACGGCTCCACGGAGACCCTGGCCATGGTGGTGGTGGAGCCTGGGGAGATGCTGTCCTCTCCCGAGTTCGAGGGTGGCCCCTTCAGCTCCCAGTCAGACGAGACCTCTCTGAGCACCACTGCCTCATCTGTCACGCCCACCAGCGACCTGTTGCCCCTAGGCCCAGTGGATGGCCGCTCCTGCTCCATGGACTCTGCCTATGgcaccctctcccccacctccctgcaggaTTTTGTGGCCCCAGCCCCTTTGGTGGAGCCAGCACCCCAGCCCCCAGAGTTAACACAAGGTccttcacccccaccctcaccccgccTCCGCCGCCGCACTCCTGTCCAGCTGCTGCCCTGTCTGCCCCACCTGCTCAAGTCCAAATCCGAGGCCAGCCTCCTCCAGCTGCTGTCAGGGGCCGCCACCCGTGGagcgcccccagcccccagccgcAGCCTGTCAGAACTCTGCCTGGCTGCTCCTGCCGCTGGCACCAGGACTCAGGGCTCCTCTCAGGAAGCTGGGCCCAGCTGGGATTACCAGGGCACACCAGGCCTTGGCAGTGGCTCCAGGCTGTCAGAGCTGTATGGTGGAGCCAGCTGCCCAGGTGGGATGCCTGAAGGACCCatcaggaggagcagagagctgCCCTTGGGGGCCTTGCCCAGGGTCCAGCCTGAGCCCCCACCGGGGATCTCTGCTCAGCACAGGAAGCTGACGTTGGCCCAGCTCTACCGAATCAGAACCACTTTGCTGCTTAACTCCACCCTCACTGCCTC GGAGGTCTGA